One genomic segment of Ipomoea triloba cultivar NCNSP0323 chromosome 9, ASM357664v1 includes these proteins:
- the LOC116029313 gene encoding protein EMSY-LIKE 3-like isoform X3 — protein MEYEPYDSSGTDDDLPPSHQNRIPRGGRIANNGRSAAIGSVPYPRVHGETDMEAQIHQLEQEAYSSVLRAFKAQADAITWEKESLITELRKELRLSNEEHRELLSRVNSDDVIRRIREWRQSGGHQPGILSTGPQPGMHGTGQAIHDPVPSPSVSASRKKQKIAPSLPSQSFGGPSPSFHPAAVTTANQPSSSVAKRGPMVGPKSKKPKSGPMLPVATKVQYPSSGPSGRGQFSNRISEPTEGAPFDPLIGRKVRTRWPDDNNFYEAVITNYNPADGHHALVYDIGTANETWEWVNLSEISPDDIQWDDGPGGHVVNRTIGRDSAPCVGRGRGLTKAQSRKEFPPSQNGIGKKGSDDIQLLHTDTLIKEVERIFGASHPDPAEIEKAKKLLK, from the exons ATGGAATACGAGCCGTACGATAGCAGCG GGACAGATGATGATCTTCCTCCATCTCATCAAAATAGGATTCCTAGAGGTGGCCGCATTGCTAATAATGGTAGATCTGCTGCCATAGGCTCTGTCCCTTATCCTAGGGTGCATGGGGAAACTGATATGGAGGCTCAAATTCACCAGCTTGAGCAAGAAGCATACAGTTCAGTTCTAAGAGCCTTTAAAGCTCAAGCTGATGCGATTACTTGG GAGAAGGAAAGTTTGATAACTGAACTTAGAAAAGAGTTGCGTTTGTCAAATGAAGAACATAGGGAACTTCTTAGCAGAGTAAATTCTGATGATGTCATCCGAAGAATAAG gGAGTGGAGACAATCCGGTGGGCATCAACCAGGAATACTTAGTACAGGCCCTCAACCAGGAATGCATGGTACTGGTCAAGCTATTCATGATCCAGTTCCCAGTCCTTCTGTCTCTGCTTCTCGGAAGAAACAAAAGATAGCCCCGTCATTACCTTCTCAATCCTTTGGTGGACCATCACCTAGTTTTCATCCAGCAGCGGTAACCACAGCTAACCAACCATCTTCATCAGTTGCAAAGAGAGGGCCTATGGTGGGGCCTAAGAGTAAAAAACCGAAATCT GGCCCAATGTTGCCTGTTGCAACAAAGGTGCAATATCCTTCCTCTGGTCCTTCTGGAAGAGGTCAGTTTAGTAATAGGATTTCTGAACCTACTGAAGGAGCACCGTTTGATCCATTAATTGGGAGGAAAGTAAGGACCAGATGGCCTGATGACAATAATTTCTATGAGGCTGTCATAACCAATTATAATCCAGCTGAT GGACACCATGCTCTTGTTTATGACATTGGCACTGCAAATGAGACCTGGGAATGGGTAAACCTTTCAGAG ATTTCTCCTGATGATATACAATGGGACGATGGACCGGGAGGCCATGTTGTTAATAGAACTATTGGTCGTGATAGTGCTCCATGTGTGGGCAGAGGAAGGGGATTGACTAAAGCTCAGTCCAGAAAGGAATTTCCACCATCACAGAATGGCATAGGAAAGAAAGGATCGGATGATATTCAATTACTGCACACTGATACATTAATTAAGGAG GTTGAGAGGATATTTGGTGCCAGTCATCCTGATCCTGCGGAAATTGAGAAGGCCAAAAAACTGCTAAAG TGA
- the LOC116029313 gene encoding protein EMSY-LIKE 3-like isoform X1 codes for MEYEPYDSSGTDDDLPPSHQNRIPRGGRIANNGRSAAIGSVPYPRVHGETDMEAQIHQLEQEAYSSVLRAFKAQADAITWEKESLITELRKELRLSNEEHRELLSRVNSDDVIRRIREWRQSGGHQPGILSTGPQPGMHGTGQAIHDPVPSPSVSASRKKQKIAPSLPSQSFGGPSPSFHPAAVTTANQPSSSVAKRGPMVGPKSKKPKSGPMLPVATKVQYPSSGPSGRGQFSNRISEPTEGAPFDPLIGRKVRTRWPDDNNFYEAVITNYNPADGHHALVYDIGTANETWEWVNLSEISPDDIQWDDGPGGHVVNRTIGRDSAPCVGRGRGLTKAQSRKEFPPSQNGIGKKGSDDIQLLHTDTLIKEVERIFGASHPDPAEIEKAKKLLKEHEQSLVDAISRLGEISDGESDEPRRHFMHGQPMEAE; via the exons ATGGAATACGAGCCGTACGATAGCAGCG GGACAGATGATGATCTTCCTCCATCTCATCAAAATAGGATTCCTAGAGGTGGCCGCATTGCTAATAATGGTAGATCTGCTGCCATAGGCTCTGTCCCTTATCCTAGGGTGCATGGGGAAACTGATATGGAGGCTCAAATTCACCAGCTTGAGCAAGAAGCATACAGTTCAGTTCTAAGAGCCTTTAAAGCTCAAGCTGATGCGATTACTTGG GAGAAGGAAAGTTTGATAACTGAACTTAGAAAAGAGTTGCGTTTGTCAAATGAAGAACATAGGGAACTTCTTAGCAGAGTAAATTCTGATGATGTCATCCGAAGAATAAG gGAGTGGAGACAATCCGGTGGGCATCAACCAGGAATACTTAGTACAGGCCCTCAACCAGGAATGCATGGTACTGGTCAAGCTATTCATGATCCAGTTCCCAGTCCTTCTGTCTCTGCTTCTCGGAAGAAACAAAAGATAGCCCCGTCATTACCTTCTCAATCCTTTGGTGGACCATCACCTAGTTTTCATCCAGCAGCGGTAACCACAGCTAACCAACCATCTTCATCAGTTGCAAAGAGAGGGCCTATGGTGGGGCCTAAGAGTAAAAAACCGAAATCT GGCCCAATGTTGCCTGTTGCAACAAAGGTGCAATATCCTTCCTCTGGTCCTTCTGGAAGAGGTCAGTTTAGTAATAGGATTTCTGAACCTACTGAAGGAGCACCGTTTGATCCATTAATTGGGAGGAAAGTAAGGACCAGATGGCCTGATGACAATAATTTCTATGAGGCTGTCATAACCAATTATAATCCAGCTGAT GGACACCATGCTCTTGTTTATGACATTGGCACTGCAAATGAGACCTGGGAATGGGTAAACCTTTCAGAG ATTTCTCCTGATGATATACAATGGGACGATGGACCGGGAGGCCATGTTGTTAATAGAACTATTGGTCGTGATAGTGCTCCATGTGTGGGCAGAGGAAGGGGATTGACTAAAGCTCAGTCCAGAAAGGAATTTCCACCATCACAGAATGGCATAGGAAAGAAAGGATCGGATGATATTCAATTACTGCACACTGATACATTAATTAAGGAG GTTGAGAGGATATTTGGTGCCAGTCATCCTGATCCTGCGGAAATTGAGAAGGCCAAAAAACTGCTAAAG GAGCATGAGCAATCACTCGTGGACGCCATTTCAAGGCTTGGTGAGATTTCTGATGGTGAAAGTG ATGAACCTCGCCGCCATTTCATGCACGGGCAACCAATGGAGGCGGAATGA
- the LOC116029313 gene encoding protein EMSY-LIKE 3-like isoform X2 produces MEYEPYDSSGTDDDLPPSHQNRIPRGGRIANNGRSAAIGSVPYPRVHGETDMEAQIHQLEQEAYSSVLRAFKAQADAITWEKESLITELRKELRLSNEEHRELLSRVNSDDVIRRIREWRQSGGHQPGILSTGPQPGMHGTGQAIHDPVPSPSVSASRKKQKIAPSLPSQSFGGPSPSFHPAAVTTANQPSSSVAKRGPMVGPKSKKPKSGPMLPVATKVQYPSSGPSGRGQFSNRISEPTEGAPFDPLIGRKVRTRWPDDNNFYEAVITNYNPADGHHALVYDIGTANETWEWVNLSEISPDDIQWDDGPGGHVVNRTIGRDSAPCVGRGRGLTKAQSRKEFPPSQNGIGKKGSDDIQLLHTDTLIKEVERIFGASHPDPAEIEKAKKLLKEHEQSLVDAISRLDEPRRHFMHGQPMEAE; encoded by the exons ATGGAATACGAGCCGTACGATAGCAGCG GGACAGATGATGATCTTCCTCCATCTCATCAAAATAGGATTCCTAGAGGTGGCCGCATTGCTAATAATGGTAGATCTGCTGCCATAGGCTCTGTCCCTTATCCTAGGGTGCATGGGGAAACTGATATGGAGGCTCAAATTCACCAGCTTGAGCAAGAAGCATACAGTTCAGTTCTAAGAGCCTTTAAAGCTCAAGCTGATGCGATTACTTGG GAGAAGGAAAGTTTGATAACTGAACTTAGAAAAGAGTTGCGTTTGTCAAATGAAGAACATAGGGAACTTCTTAGCAGAGTAAATTCTGATGATGTCATCCGAAGAATAAG gGAGTGGAGACAATCCGGTGGGCATCAACCAGGAATACTTAGTACAGGCCCTCAACCAGGAATGCATGGTACTGGTCAAGCTATTCATGATCCAGTTCCCAGTCCTTCTGTCTCTGCTTCTCGGAAGAAACAAAAGATAGCCCCGTCATTACCTTCTCAATCCTTTGGTGGACCATCACCTAGTTTTCATCCAGCAGCGGTAACCACAGCTAACCAACCATCTTCATCAGTTGCAAAGAGAGGGCCTATGGTGGGGCCTAAGAGTAAAAAACCGAAATCT GGCCCAATGTTGCCTGTTGCAACAAAGGTGCAATATCCTTCCTCTGGTCCTTCTGGAAGAGGTCAGTTTAGTAATAGGATTTCTGAACCTACTGAAGGAGCACCGTTTGATCCATTAATTGGGAGGAAAGTAAGGACCAGATGGCCTGATGACAATAATTTCTATGAGGCTGTCATAACCAATTATAATCCAGCTGAT GGACACCATGCTCTTGTTTATGACATTGGCACTGCAAATGAGACCTGGGAATGGGTAAACCTTTCAGAG ATTTCTCCTGATGATATACAATGGGACGATGGACCGGGAGGCCATGTTGTTAATAGAACTATTGGTCGTGATAGTGCTCCATGTGTGGGCAGAGGAAGGGGATTGACTAAAGCTCAGTCCAGAAAGGAATTTCCACCATCACAGAATGGCATAGGAAAGAAAGGATCGGATGATATTCAATTACTGCACACTGATACATTAATTAAGGAG GTTGAGAGGATATTTGGTGCCAGTCATCCTGATCCTGCGGAAATTGAGAAGGCCAAAAAACTGCTAAAG GAGCATGAGCAATCACTCGTGGACGCCATTTCAAGGCTTG ATGAACCTCGCCGCCATTTCATGCACGGGCAACCAATGGAGGCGGAATGA
- the LOC116029311 gene encoding uncharacterized protein LOC116029311: MLMKATETRKKTTWSTWEELLLAFAVKRHGLRDWDSVAMELQNRCSIPAVITAQICKDKYHDLHRRFMNNDAADGDAEGGRVGGVGGIAIPWLEELRQLRVAELKQEVHRYDLSIQSLQLKAKRLEEREQSFRESKDVSVEPDLEDDRKEQRSENDENNGGRETSAGKDVSFSCKDSDRENRSFNESNSTENRRTGEKLGPDSVPIKPDPEAKPVWEEDSCNDSSDTHKASKRKTDADAELRDSVSESKEGTKESSDVQSSASLTERRRKRADAGGERAAAAAASPSPPAVSAKRGGAVKPEALVGLLDIIRSHKHGQVFQRRFDSQKTEDYKKAIRRHVDLETVQARIDDGSYSSCPTRFYLDLLLLFNNAIVFFPKSSPESTAAHQLRDLVMKELKKKKNQITSTEPSPEPSSTKVQQPKLELERSDSLLAKHKSTAPIVVCRKRSSISGGKTATSGNKQGKLSDEKPKPPLGQKLAVKSSSSNADEDGSSTKLKIKEKPVTGVRSTRRSSKGNPNPSQSTAKQTGGEAAKTDKKEEVITTDKKRGAADFLKRMKKDSQGTMAVVSVKNSSDDGKASSRREQQKRKQQATEERKDGPVRRSSGGGNGKKEAAAEESSPAKRNVGRPPKRGRDAAAAAAPEKRGKETSADKEDSSKRPKKRTRR; encoded by the exons atgttgATGAAGGCGACGGAGACGAGGAAGAAGACGACGTGGAGTACATGGGAGGAGCTTCTGTTGGCGTTTGCCGTGAAGCGGCACGGCCTCAGGGACTGGGACTCGGTAGCCATGGAGCTCCAGAACCGGTGCTCCATACCGGCCGTTATCACCGCTCAAATATGTAAGGACAAATACCACGACCTCCACCGCCGTTTCATGAATAACGACGCGGCGGATGGTGATGCGGAGGGCGGCCGTGTTGGCGGCGTCGGTGGCATCGCTATTCCTTGGCTCGAGGAGTTGCGGCAACTCCGCGTCGCCGAGCTCAAACAGGAGGTCCACCGCTACGATCTTTCGATCCA GTCGTTGCAGTTGAAAGCGAAGCGTCTGGAGGAGAGAGAACAGAGCTTTAGGGAGAGCAAAGACGTGTCCGTGGAACCAGATCTGGAGGATGACCGGAAGGAGCAGAGATCGGAAAATGACGAGAACAACGGCGGACGGGAGACGTCTGCCGGAAAGGACGTCTCCTTCTCCTGCAAGGACTCTGACCGCGAGAACCGGTCTTTCAACGAGTCGAATTCCACGGAGAATAGGCGAACCGGTGAGAAGCTCGGACCGGATTCGGTCCCGATTAAACCGGATCCAGAGGCGAAACCGGTTTGGGAGGAGGACTCGTGTAACGATAGTTCCGATACGCACAAGGCATCCAAAAGGAAAACAGACGCCGACGCCGAGTTGCGTGACTCGGTGAGCGAGTCCAAGGAGGGGACAAAGGAGAGCAGCGACGTTCAAAGCTCTGCCAGCCTGACGGAGAGAAGGCGTAAGCGAGCTGATGCCGGCGGGGAaagggcggcggcggcggcggcgtctCCGTCTCCTCCGGCCGTCTCCGCAAAACGAGGCGGCGCAGTGAAACCAGAGGCGTTGGTTGGGCTTTTAGATATTATCCGGTCGCACAAACACGGCCAGGTGTTCCAACGCCGCTTCGATAGTCAG AAAACAGAGGATTACAAGAAAGCAATTCGGCGACACGTGGATCTTGAAACGGTTCAAGCCCGGATTGATGACGGGTCTTATTCTTCCTGCCCCACCAGATTCTACTTGGATCTCTTACTGCTATTCAACAATGCCATTGTCTTCTTCCCCAAGTCATCTCCGGAGTCAACAGCAGCACATCAACTCCGTGACCTTGTCATGAAagagttgaagaagaagaagaatcaaATAACGTCTACTGAACCCTCACCGGAACCGTCCTCCACAAAGGTTCAGCAGCCTAAACTCGAACTGGAAAGGTCTGATTCTTTGCTTGCGAAGCACAAGTCTACGGCCCCTATAGTTGTGTGCCGGAAGAGAAGTTCAATCTCAGGAGGCAAAACTGCCACTTCTGGTAACAAGCAAGGAAAACTGTCGGATGAAAAGCCTAAGCCTCCTCTCGGTCAGAAACTGGCCGTCAAGTCTTCTTCAAGCAATGCGGACGAAGATGGTAGTTCGACAAAGCTGAAGATTAAAGAAAAGCCTGTGACGGGCGTAAGGAGCACGAggaggagcagcaaaggaaacCCCAATCCTTCACAATCTACAGCGAAACAAACCGGTGGGGAAGCTGCGAAAACAGATAAGAAGGAAGAAGTGATTACCACAGACAAGAAGCGTGGCGCAGCCGATTTCTTGAAACGGATGAAGAAGGATTCACAAGGCACAATGGCGGTGGTCTCAGTGAAGAACTCTTCCGACGACGGTAAAGCTAGCAGTAGAAGAGAGCAACAAAAGAGAAAGCAGCAGGCAACTGAGGAGAGGAAAGACGGACCGGTGAGGCGGAGTAGTGGCGGTGGAAATGGGAAGAAAGAGGCGGCAGCAGAGGAGAGTAGCCCGGCAAAGAGGAACGTGGGGAGGCCACCTAAGAGAGGGAGGGacgctgctgctgctgctgcgcCGGAGAAGCGTGGGAAAGAAACTAGTGCTGACAAAGAAGATTCCTCAAAACGACCAAAGAAACGCACCAGGAGGTAA